In one window of Macadamia integrifolia cultivar HAES 741 chromosome 2, SCU_Mint_v3, whole genome shotgun sequence DNA:
- the LOC122069060 gene encoding LOW QUALITY PROTEIN: S-adenosylmethionine decarboxylase proenzyme-like (The sequence of the model RefSeq protein was modified relative to this genomic sequence to represent the inferred CDS: deleted 2 bases in 1 codon), translated as MAAPPSPIGFEGYEKRLEITFSEAPIFVDPQGRGLRALTRSQIDSILDAARCTIVDQLSNSEFDSYVLSESSLFVYPLKIILKTCGTTKLLLAIPPILKLASSLSLSVFSVKYSRGSFIFPNAQPSPHRNFSEEVAVLNGYFGNLASGGRAYIMGDPAIPNQNWHIYVASGNSQPTDRTAVANLEMCMTGLDRDRAALFYKKSEGDSAKQMTKLAGIADIMPSHEICDFEFDPCGYSMNAIDGCAFSTIHVTPEDGFSYASYETMGFDSSSVEFEPLIKRVLRCFRPAQFSVAVTCYGSGPTTWGQDEVLEGYKCENVAKQDLPGGGCIVYRCFTESENVCAVSSPKSILHCWDDMMAEDGEEIVDMVEKKKKKKKKNKRKSKSKSFGAPAPAFTYVSVV; from the exons ATGGCCGCTCCTCCTTCACCAATCGGATTCGAAGGATACGAAAAACGCCTCGAAATTACCTTCTCTGAAGCTCCCATATTTGTTGACCCACAAGGTCGCGGCCTCCGAGCCCTGACTCGGTCTCAAATCGACTCTATCCTCGATGCCGCACGCTGCACCATTGTGGATCAGCTCAGTAACTCGGAGTTTGATTCTTACGTTCTCTCCGAGTCGAGCCTCTTCGTTTACCCTCTAAAGATAATACTCAAGACCTGCGGAACAACAAAGCTGCTTCTAGCGATTCCTCCGATTCTGAAACTCGCGAGTTCGCTCTCGCTCTCTGTTTTCTCTGTTAAGTACTCTCGTGGGAGCTTCATATTTCCTAATGCTCAGCCTTCCCCACATCGCAACTTCTCTGAAGAAGTGGCGGTCCTTAATGGCTATTTCGGTAATTTAGCATCCGGTGGAAGGGCTTACATCATGGGCGATCCGGCGATTCCGAATCAGAACTGGCACATCTACGTGGCCTCTGGTAACTCGCAACCTACTGATCGCACGGCTGTGGCCAATTTGGAAATGTGCATGACCGGGTTGGACCGGGACCGAGCCGCCTTGTTTTACAAGAAATCAGAGGGAGATTCGGCCAAGCAAATGACCAAACTCGCCGGAATCGCCGATATAATGCCTTCTCATGAGATCTGCGACTTTGAATTCGATCCGTGCGGTTACTCGATGAATGCAATCGACGGTTGTGCTTTCTCGACAATACACGTCACACCTGAAGACGGGTTCAGCTACGCCAGCTATGAGACCATGGGGTTCGACTCCAGTTCGGTCGAGTTTGAACCGCTAATCAAGCGCGTGCTGAGGTGCTTCCGCCCTGCTCAGTTCTCTGTTGCTGTGACTTGCTATGGTAGTGGGCCCACCACGTGGGGCCAGGATGAAGTCTTGGAAGGATACAAGTGCGAGAACGTGGCGAAGCAAGATCTCCCCGGTGGTGGGTGCATAGTATACCGTTGCTTCACCGAAAGCGAGAACGTGTGT GCAGTGTCCTCCCCTAAGTCGATTCTGCATTGCTGGGATGACATGATGGCTGAGGATGGAGAAGAAATTGTTGATatggtggagaagaagaagaagaagaagaagaagaataagaggaagagTAAAAGTAAAAGCTTTGGTGCACCTGCACCGGCTTTCACCTATGTTTCTGTGGTTTAG